A section of the Papio anubis isolate 15944 chromosome 2, Panubis1.0, whole genome shotgun sequence genome encodes:
- the KCNMB3 gene encoding calcium-activated potassium channel subunit beta-3 isoform X3, whose translation MWNSKENVKRISGGKCNIPERTAFPASGKKRETDYSDGDPLDVHKRLSSSAGEDRAVLLGFAMMGFSVLMFFLLGTTILKPFMLSAQREESTCTAIHTDIMDHWLDCTFTCGVHCRGQGKYPCLQVLVNLTHSGQKAVLHYNEEAVQINPKCFYTPKCHQDRNDLLNSALDIKEFFNHKNGTPFSCFYSPDSQSEDVILIKKYDQMAIFHCLFWPSLTLLGGALIVGMVRLTQHLSLLCEKYSTVVRDEVGGKLPYIEQRQFKLWSMRRSKGRSREILRLWPN comes from the exons ATGTGGAATTCAAAGGAGAATGTAAAAAGAATTTCAGGAGGAAAGTGCAATATCCCTGAAAG GACAGCCTTTCCTGCctcagggaagaagagagagacagactacAGTGATGGAGACCCACTGGATGTGCACAAGAGGCTGTCGTCCAGTGCTGGAGAGGACCGAGCCGTGCTGCTGGGGTTTGCCATGATGGGCTTCTCAGTCCTAATGTTCTTCTTGCTTGGAACAACCATTCTAAAGCCTTTTATGCTCAG tGCTCAGAGAGAAGAATCAACCTGCACTGCCATCCACACAGATATCATGGACCACTGGCTGGACTGTACCTTCACCTGTGGTGTGCACTGCCGCGGTCAGGGGAAGTACCCGTGTCTTCAGGTGTTGGTGAACCTCACCCATTCAGGTCAGAAAGCTGTCCTACATTATAATGAAGAGGCTGTCCAGATAAATCCCAAG TGCTTTTACACACCTAAGTGCCACCAAGATAGAAATGATTTGCTCAACAGTGCTCTGGACATAAAGGAATTCTTCAATCACAAAAATGGAACCCCCTTTTCATGCTTCTACAGTCCAGACAGCCAATCTGAAGATGTCATTCTTATAAAAAAGTATGACCAAATGGCTATCTTCCACTGTTTATTTTGGCCTTCACTGACCCTGCTAGGTGGTGCCCTGATTGTTGGCATGGTGAGATTAACACAACATCTGTCCTTACTGTGTGAAAAATATAGCACTGTAGTCAGAGATGAGGTAGGTGGAAAATTACCGTATATAGAACAGCGTCAGTTCAAACTGTGGAGTATGAGGAGGAGCAAAGGAAGGAGCAGAGAAATCTTAAGACTGTGGCCAAATTAA
- the KCNMB3 gene encoding calcium-activated potassium channel subunit beta-3 isoform X2 — protein MPPFSIPVQITLQGSRRRQGRTAFPASGKKRETDYSDGDPLDVHKRLSSSAGEDRAVLLGFAMMGFSVLMFFLLGTTILKPFMLSAQREESTCTAIHTDIMDHWLDCTFTCGVHCRGQGKYPCLQVLVNLTHSGQKAVLHYNEEAVQINPKCFYTPKCHQDRNDLLNSALDIKEFFNHKNGTPFSCFYSPDSQSEDVILIKKYDQMAIFHCLFWPSLTLLGGALIVGMVRLTQHLSLLCEKYSTVVRDEVGGKLPYIEQRQFKLWSMRRSKGRSREILRLWPN, from the exons GACAGCCTTTCCTGCctcagggaagaagagagagacagactacAGTGATGGAGACCCACTGGATGTGCACAAGAGGCTGTCGTCCAGTGCTGGAGAGGACCGAGCCGTGCTGCTGGGGTTTGCCATGATGGGCTTCTCAGTCCTAATGTTCTTCTTGCTTGGAACAACCATTCTAAAGCCTTTTATGCTCAG tGCTCAGAGAGAAGAATCAACCTGCACTGCCATCCACACAGATATCATGGACCACTGGCTGGACTGTACCTTCACCTGTGGTGTGCACTGCCGCGGTCAGGGGAAGTACCCGTGTCTTCAGGTGTTGGTGAACCTCACCCATTCAGGTCAGAAAGCTGTCCTACATTATAATGAAGAGGCTGTCCAGATAAATCCCAAG TGCTTTTACACACCTAAGTGCCACCAAGATAGAAATGATTTGCTCAACAGTGCTCTGGACATAAAGGAATTCTTCAATCACAAAAATGGAACCCCCTTTTCATGCTTCTACAGTCCAGACAGCCAATCTGAAGATGTCATTCTTATAAAAAAGTATGACCAAATGGCTATCTTCCACTGTTTATTTTGGCCTTCACTGACCCTGCTAGGTGGTGCCCTGATTGTTGGCATGGTGAGATTAACACAACATCTGTCCTTACTGTGTGAAAAATATAGCACTGTAGTCAGAGATGAGGTAGGTGGAAAATTACCGTATATAGAACAGCGTCAGTTCAAACTGTGGAGTATGAGGAGGAGCAAAGGAAGGAGCAGAGAAATCTTAAGACTGTGGCCAAATTAA